A stretch of the Candidatus Angelobacter sp. genome encodes the following:
- a CDS encoding DUF4339 domain-containing protein — protein sequence MYKIIGADLKEYGPVPAERVRKWIAEGRVDGQTRACAEGAGDWKPLSEFPEFAGVITDRSGVVAPPRINASIGDKLAAEIIARDYRVDIGDCFSRSWALLRDNFWLLVGATALVFVVRVGLGFFLVVGIPTNVLLGFVLQGGLSLLFLKRLRAQPADLGVTFSGFTLALLPLIVSGLIAHALTFIGFFLCVIPAVYLIVAWWLFTPLLILDKGLDFWPALECSRRVVTHHWWQCFGLFLLAALVGLLGLAACGIGIFFTVPVAVGAMVCAYENIFCAPPAANALPPPASAPSNLPSVPSPAPAPTPPPSPDVGTVSTTPVTPNTTSEAPPPASQT from the coding sequence ATGTATAAAATCATCGGAGCAGACCTGAAGGAGTACGGCCCTGTCCCGGCGGAGCGCGTGCGCAAATGGATCGCCGAGGGCCGCGTGGATGGACAAACCAGGGCCTGCGCGGAAGGCGCGGGCGATTGGAAACCGTTGTCGGAATTTCCCGAATTCGCCGGCGTCATCACCGACCGGTCCGGCGTCGTCGCGCCGCCAAGAATCAACGCTTCCATCGGAGACAAGCTCGCGGCGGAAATCATCGCGCGTGATTACCGCGTCGACATCGGGGATTGCTTCAGCCGGAGCTGGGCCCTGTTACGGGACAACTTCTGGCTGCTGGTGGGCGCGACCGCCCTGGTGTTCGTTGTTCGCGTGGGGCTTGGCTTCTTCCTCGTGGTGGGCATTCCGACCAACGTGCTCCTCGGGTTCGTCCTGCAGGGAGGTTTGAGCCTGTTGTTCCTGAAGCGGCTTCGCGCCCAGCCTGCGGACCTCGGCGTGACTTTCTCGGGGTTCACGCTCGCGCTGCTGCCGTTGATCGTGTCGGGCCTGATTGCGCATGCGTTGACGTTCATCGGGTTTTTCCTGTGTGTGATTCCGGCGGTCTATCTGATCGTGGCGTGGTGGCTGTTCACGCCGTTGCTGATCCTCGACAAGGGCCTCGACTTCTGGCCGGCCCTCGAGTGCAGCCGCAGGGTCGTGACTCATCACTGGTGGCAATGCTTCGGACTGTTTCTCCTCGCGGCGTTGGTCGGGCTCCTCGGCCTGGCGGCGTGCGGCATTGGCATCTTCTTCACTGTTCCGGTGGCGGTCGGTGCCATGGTCTGTGCTTACGAAAACATTTTCTGTGCGCCCCCGGCGGCAAACGCGTTGCCGCCACCTGCCTCCGCACCATCCAATCTTCCGTCCGTGCCATCTCCTGCGCCGGCTCCAACGCCGCCGCCTTCGCCCGACGTTGGAACAGTGTCCACGACGCCAGTTACGCCGAACACGACCTCTGAAGCGCCACCGCCAGCCTCTCAGACTTGA